The Chryseobacterium nakagawai genome has a segment encoding these proteins:
- a CDS encoding response regulator gives MDKKILIVDDDPRNIFALKLTLKARGYAVESCTMAQEALEILKSNAQSYIVLMDMMMPGIDGYEAVRMIRSTPEIKRVPVIAVTAQAMPEDRQKCIEAGADDYVSKPIDVDLLIVAIEKIS, from the coding sequence ATGGATAAGAAAATCTTAATTGTGGATGATGACCCACGCAATATATTTGCATTAAAATTAACTCTTAAAGCGCGTGGATATGCAGTTGAATCCTGTACAATGGCTCAAGAAGCTTTAGAGATACTAAAATCTAACGCCCAGTCTTATATTGTTCTGATGGATATGATGATGCCGGGAATAGATGGTTATGAGGCGGTCAGGATGATAAGGAGTACTCCCGAAATCAAACGTGTTCCTGTAATTGCCGTAACGGCACAAGCAATGCCTGAAGACCGTCAGAAATGTATAGAAGCAGGAGCAGATGATTATGTATCAAAACCGATTGATGTTGATCTTTTAATAGTAGCAATAGAAAAAATTTCATAG
- a CDS encoding response regulator, with translation MPKKIIRNLQFGIGLSLLILIASSVASYWSIQNQMNHRESLSQSRRSVTAVKDILVALLDAETGNRGFQLTGREDFLEPYKRGIREYSKALVLAESLGVKDNNQQERLAGLKIAVSQVMDNLKNLVESRRRGIVMTQQQIVTSKAYMDECRKIVRDFVQYEENQVEIKNKDLTRSSETTVIFIVFSALAAVVVTAFFYFKMRADLIRRDELEKMLRDKDQEMTRRVSAIQKIANRVANGDYSEKAVDNSEDDLGDLVESLNHMTESLKISFDKINKSDWRQKGLALLNESLVGNKSVQEVSNKALHQLIEYGNCINGSLYLFDEGILKLNKAFGLETNMKRTFDPGEGMVGQAFLNSKTQVYNNLHEDDFVVTFASSTIKIYGIILIPIFADGHAIGVLELGSTSNFEEDRISYFEECCVNIGIALNAAKGREKEQQLLEETQAQSEELQVQHSELENLNTELEAQTQKLQASEEELKVQQEELMQANAELEERSRLLEEKNHLIAERNNEIQKKVEELALSTKYKSEFLANMSHELRTPLNSILLLSRLMAENPDENLNEDQVESARVIQSSGTSLLTLIDEILDLAKIESGKMTLEYQKVAVEDIVKDLKSLFNPVFQEKTLPFNIQIDSDVQKVIESDRLKIDQVLRNLLSNALKFTTKGSIDLHIKKHSEKPEFIIFSVKDTGIGIAEDKQKIIFEAFQQADGSTKRKFGGTGLGLSISREIARLLGGELALESEVNKGSEFIFIIPIHPVTEIVHSESDRDLVEIIREDVEEIQHILDKGDAVQVNTLEIPEDVEDDRESIQEGDKIILIIEDDTNFAKALLKYAHLQDYKGIVVVRGDYALSAAQQYHPHAILLDVQLPVKDGWEVMDELKSDPNVKHIPVHMMSALHVKKESLMKGAVDFINKPVALDKMTDVFRKIEEALQKGPQKVLIVEENAKHANALSYFLSNFNISLSVEHNVEDSVKALTSNVVDCVILDVGAAKGNDYHIIESIKSYEGLENLPIIIFTEHHLSKEEELKIKQYADSIVVKTAHSYQRVLDEVGLFLHLVEEKNGSTENNRGRMLGSLTEVLSGKKILITDDDVRNIFSLTKALEKYKVEVIVAMDGKHALEQISQNPDVDVVLMDMMMPEMDGYETIKVIRKMPAFKKLPIIAITAKSMIGEREKCITAGASDYISKPVDIDQLLSLLRVWMYES, from the coding sequence ATGCCGAAAAAAATTATACGAAATCTTCAGTTTGGAATAGGATTGTCTCTTCTGATTTTAATAGCCAGTTCAGTCGCATCATATTGGAGTATCCAGAATCAGATGAACCACCGCGAAAGTCTTTCCCAAAGCAGACGTTCTGTGACAGCAGTGAAAGATATTCTGGTTGCACTTTTGGATGCTGAAACGGGAAACAGAGGCTTTCAGCTTACCGGTAGAGAAGATTTTCTGGAACCTTATAAACGTGGTATAAGAGAGTATTCCAAAGCTTTAGTGCTTGCGGAGTCATTAGGAGTAAAGGATAATAACCAGCAGGAAAGACTGGCAGGATTGAAAATAGCAGTCAGCCAGGTGATGGATAATCTGAAAAATCTGGTGGAAAGCAGACGAAGAGGAATCGTAATGACCCAGCAGCAGATTGTAACCAGCAAAGCTTATATGGACGAATGCCGGAAGATTGTAAGAGATTTTGTACAGTATGAAGAGAATCAGGTTGAAATTAAAAATAAAGATTTAACACGTTCATCAGAAACAACAGTTATATTTATTGTTTTTTCCGCGCTGGCTGCAGTAGTGGTAACTGCATTTTTCTATTTTAAAATGCGCGCAGATCTTATCAGAAGAGATGAGCTTGAGAAAATGCTGAGAGATAAAGATCAGGAAATGACACGCCGTGTAAGTGCCATTCAGAAAATTGCGAACAGAGTAGCCAATGGTGATTACAGTGAGAAAGCAGTGGATAACTCGGAGGATGATCTTGGAGACCTTGTAGAATCCCTGAATCACATGACGGAATCTCTCAAAATCTCTTTTGATAAGATTAATAAAAGCGACTGGCGTCAGAAAGGCCTTGCTTTACTGAATGAATCTCTGGTTGGGAATAAATCAGTACAGGAAGTCTCCAATAAGGCTTTACATCAGTTGATTGAATATGGAAATTGTATCAACGGTTCATTATATCTTTTTGATGAGGGTATTCTAAAGCTTAATAAAGCATTTGGATTGGAAACCAATATGAAAAGAACTTTTGATCCTGGAGAAGGAATGGTAGGACAGGCCTTCCTGAATTCTAAAACACAGGTATATAATAATCTTCATGAAGATGATTTTGTAGTAACCTTTGCCAGTAGTACCATTAAGATCTATGGAATAATTCTGATACCGATTTTCGCAGATGGACATGCAATAGGAGTTCTTGAATTGGGCTCTACCTCCAATTTTGAGGAAGACCGAATCAGTTATTTTGAGGAGTGTTGTGTGAATATAGGAATAGCCCTGAATGCTGCCAAAGGAAGAGAAAAAGAGCAACAACTCCTGGAGGAGACACAGGCTCAGTCTGAAGAATTACAAGTACAGCACTCTGAGCTTGAAAATCTTAATACTGAATTGGAAGCTCAGACACAAAAGCTTCAGGCCTCAGAAGAAGAGCTAAAAGTACAGCAGGAAGAATTGATGCAGGCCAATGCAGAGCTGGAAGAACGCTCAAGATTACTGGAAGAGAAAAATCATTTAATTGCCGAACGCAATAATGAGATTCAGAAAAAGGTAGAGGAACTGGCGCTCAGCACAAAATATAAGTCTGAATTTTTAGCCAATATGTCTCACGAATTGCGGACACCTCTTAATTCAATCCTTCTTTTATCAAGATTAATGGCAGAAAATCCAGATGAAAACCTTAATGAAGATCAGGTAGAATCTGCCAGAGTTATTCAAAGTTCAGGAACCAGTTTATTAACCCTAATAGATGAAATTCTTGACCTTGCAAAAATAGAATCCGGCAAAATGACTCTGGAATACCAGAAGGTGGCAGTTGAAGATATCGTAAAAGATCTGAAAAGCCTTTTCAATCCTGTATTTCAGGAGAAAACACTTCCATTTAATATTCAGATTGATTCAGACGTTCAGAAAGTTATTGAAAGTGACCGTCTCAAAATTGATCAGGTCTTAAGAAACCTGTTGTCTAATGCTTTAAAATTTACTACAAAAGGAAGCATTGATTTACATATCAAAAAACATTCTGAAAAGCCTGAATTTATTATATTTTCAGTAAAAGATACAGGTATTGGCATTGCGGAAGATAAACAGAAAATTATCTTTGAAGCATTCCAGCAGGCTGATGGATCTACAAAAAGAAAATTCGGAGGTACCGGTCTGGGACTTTCAATAAGCCGTGAGATTGCAAGACTTTTAGGTGGTGAATTAGCTCTGGAAAGTGAGGTGAACAAAGGAAGTGAATTCATTTTCATTATTCCTATACATCCGGTAACTGAAATCGTTCATTCCGAGAGCGATCGTGACCTGGTGGAGATCATTCGCGAAGATGTTGAAGAAATCCAGCACATCCTTGATAAAGGAGATGCTGTTCAGGTAAATACCTTAGAGATACCTGAAGATGTGGAGGATGACAGAGAGAGTATCCAGGAAGGGGACAAGATCATTCTCATTATTGAAGATGATACTAATTTTGCAAAAGCTTTATTAAAATATGCCCATTTGCAAGACTATAAAGGTATTGTGGTGGTAAGAGGAGATTATGCTCTTTCAGCAGCTCAGCAATATCATCCTCATGCAATTTTACTGGATGTCCAGCTTCCTGTAAAAGATGGATGGGAAGTGATGGATGAGTTGAAGTCGGACCCTAATGTAAAGCATATTCCTGTCCATATGATGTCTGCTCTGCATGTGAAAAAAGAAAGTCTTATGAAAGGTGCAGTTGATTTTATTAATAAGCCGGTAGCCCTCGATAAAATGACTGACGTATTCAGGAAAATTGAAGAAGCATTACAAAAGGGGCCTCAAAAAGTTTTAATTGTTGAGGAAAATGCAAAACATGCCAATGCATTGTCCTATTTTCTGAGTAATTTTAATATTTCCTTATCGGTAGAACATAATGTTGAAGATAGTGTCAAAGCACTTACTTCAAATGTTGTTGATTGTGTAATCCTGGATGTTGGGGCTGCAAAAGGAAATGATTACCATATTATTGAATCAATAAAAAGTTATGAGGGGCTGGAGAATCTTCCGATCATTATTTTTACTGAACATCATTTATCTAAAGAAGAAGAGCTTAAAATAAAACAATATGCAGATTCTATTGTTGTAAAAACGGCACATTCTTATCAAAGAGTTTTGGATGAGGTTGGTTTATTCTTACATCTGGTAGAAGAAAAAAATGGTTCAACTGAAAATAACAGAGGTAGGATGCTAGGTTCCTTAACGGAAGTTCTTAGTGGAAAAAAAATACTTATTACTGATGATGATGTACGCAATATTTTTTCTTTAACTAAAGCACTAGAAAAATATAAAGTTGAAGTAATTGTGGCCATGGATGGAAAACATGCTCTTGAGCAGATTAGCCAAAATCCCGATGTAGATGTTGTTTTAATGGATATGATGATGCCGGAAATGGATGGTTATGAAACCATTAAGGTAATAAGGAAAATGCCGGCATTTAAAAAGCTGCCTATTATAGCTATTACTGCCAAATCTATGATTGGAGAGCGTGAAAAATGTATTACGGCAGGAGCTTCTGACTATATCTCGAAACCAGTAGATATTGATCAGTTATTATCGCTCCTTCGTGTTTGGATGTATGAAAGTTAA
- a CDS encoding hybrid sensor histidine kinase/response regulator, producing the protein MILIVDDNQSNLYSLQKLLESKDFQVETAGSGEEALGKALKNDYALIILDVQMPDIDGFEVAETLADYSKTKDVPIIFLSAVNTDKRFITQGYASGGKDYVTKPVDPEILLLKVKTFYSLHEQNIAMKKTQQNLELEVKGRRESQVTMKSQLDHFHLMLESLPQIAFTLNEDGTVDFVNGKWYQYSDTEQSFPETHPDDHDIKEELERCRKKGKALELEVRIKNIISGNYRYHLLRITPVYDEDRIKNWVGTFTDIDDQKKVEKEKDEFLSIASHELKTPLTSIKAYVQLLERKLKLDKESPEAGFVTKVQGQIDKLNTLITDLLDVSKIENGKLKINRKPINLESVISNAVETIQQTHDDRKVEILRHGIKPDILIPLDEIRIEQVLINFLTNAIKYSPNNNQVIVTTFVDEEAQEVRVNVTDFGIGIPDFKQDAVFKKFYRVEESSLQFQGMGIGLFICSEIIKQHHGNVGVSSIVDEGSTFYFTLPLN; encoded by the coding sequence ATGATTTTAATTGTTGATGACAACCAAAGTAACCTTTATTCACTTCAAAAATTACTTGAATCTAAGGACTTCCAGGTTGAAACGGCCGGCTCTGGTGAAGAGGCCTTGGGGAAAGCTCTGAAAAATGACTATGCCTTAATTATTCTAGATGTTCAGATGCCTGATATTGACGGCTTTGAAGTTGCAGAAACACTTGCCGATTACAGTAAAACGAAAGATGTACCTATTATATTTTTATCAGCTGTTAATACAGATAAAAGATTCATCACTCAAGGGTATGCTTCCGGTGGTAAAGACTATGTAACGAAGCCGGTAGATCCTGAAATTCTTTTGCTTAAGGTGAAAACATTCTATAGTCTTCATGAGCAGAATATTGCCATGAAAAAAACACAGCAGAATCTTGAACTTGAAGTAAAAGGAAGACGGGAATCTCAGGTTACGATGAAATCTCAGCTAGATCATTTTCATCTGATGTTAGAATCTCTTCCTCAGATAGCATTTACGCTTAATGAAGACGGAACTGTCGATTTTGTGAATGGTAAATGGTATCAATATTCCGACACAGAACAAAGTTTCCCTGAAACACATCCCGATGATCATGATATCAAGGAAGAATTGGAACGATGCAGAAAAAAGGGAAAAGCACTGGAATTAGAAGTCAGAATTAAAAATATCATTTCAGGTAATTACCGTTATCATTTACTAAGGATAACCCCGGTATATGATGAAGATCGTATTAAAAACTGGGTTGGGACATTTACTGATATTGACGATCAGAAAAAAGTAGAAAAGGAAAAAGATGAATTCTTAAGCATTGCAAGCCATGAATTAAAAACTCCTTTAACCAGTATTAAAGCATATGTTCAGTTATTGGAGAGAAAGCTAAAATTAGATAAGGAGAGTCCCGAAGCAGGATTTGTTACAAAAGTTCAGGGGCAGATTGATAAGCTGAATACACTCATTACAGATCTTCTGGATGTTTCAAAAATTGAAAATGGAAAGCTGAAAATTAACAGAAAACCGATAAACCTGGAAAGTGTAATCAGTAATGCTGTTGAAACCATACAACAAACTCATGATGACCGTAAAGTAGAGATTTTGCGCCACGGAATAAAACCGGATATTTTAATTCCTTTGGATGAAATCCGTATCGAGCAAGTGCTCATTAACTTTCTGACGAATGCTATCAAATATTCACCCAATAACAATCAGGTAATCGTTACCACTTTTGTAGATGAAGAAGCGCAGGAGGTAAGAGTTAATGTTACCGATTTCGGGATCGGAATTCCTGATTTTAAACAGGATGCGGTATTTAAAAAATTCTATCGTGTAGAAGAATCTTCACTTCAATTCCAGGGAATGGGAATCGGATTGTTTATATGCTCTGAAATCATCAAACAGCATCATGGAAACGTTGGCGTTTCCAGTATTGTAGATGAAGGCTCTACATTTTATTTTACTCTGCCATTAAATTAA
- a CDS encoding Crp/Fnr family transcriptional regulator, whose product MKKTISCMNIDVQILYSFGGETVMYKPKEFIFKEGEHSQYYFQIISGKVKLNTFTENGKEFIHNILGNNQSFGDPLLFIEKLYPTNAVSLQATEVVRVPKKNFIEMLKTHPDLSLEVNMCLSQRLYYNSLMVRNIASADPIQRLKGLLDYLKSYHDGDCQQCFPVELTRQQIADLTGLRVETVIRTIKKMVNQEIIKMEGRRILY is encoded by the coding sequence ATGAAAAAAACAATAAGCTGCATGAATATTGATGTGCAAATTCTTTATTCATTCGGAGGTGAGACTGTTATGTACAAGCCTAAAGAGTTTATTTTCAAAGAAGGTGAACATTCTCAATATTATTTTCAGATTATAAGTGGGAAAGTAAAGCTAAACACCTTTACTGAAAACGGGAAAGAATTTATTCATAACATCCTGGGCAACAATCAAAGTTTTGGAGACCCGTTACTATTTATCGAAAAACTTTATCCCACCAATGCTGTAAGTTTACAAGCCACAGAAGTAGTGAGGGTGCCTAAAAAAAATTTCATAGAAATGCTTAAAACCCACCCTGATCTTTCTTTAGAAGTGAATATGTGTTTATCACAAAGATTATATTATAACAGTCTAATGGTGCGCAATATAGCTTCAGCAGATCCTATCCAGCGCCTTAAAGGATTATTGGATTATCTTAAAAGTTATCATGATGGAGACTGCCAGCAGTGTTTTCCTGTGGAACTTACCCGCCAACAAATTGCCGACCTTACCGGATTGAGGGTAGAAACTGTAATCAGAACCATAAAAAAAATGGTTAATCAGGAAATAATAAAAATGGAAGGCCGCAGAATTTTGTACTAA